The Theileria orientalis strain Shintoku DNA, chromosome 3, complete genome genome window below encodes:
- a CDS encoding zinc transport protein, which yields MFAKIIMSVLIFLETIFCCYAPKLINKLARYKNEWFNVDNLNNATSGALLALAITHLLPEGFQNDCKKFTILKSVDMRGFIVVAPILMLVTIDFLAGHHCGNQAKEEPQLSLPEEEISGDVENVCIENQCTTSTSCASDVLCDHKNLKIDQIIVNLRMIFSTRSLYLLLAFYGHSILEGSLIGSENGSASWAMGFGILAHKWAECLLLISILSNLIYKEWIRHLCILFFSLCVPVGVFIGYHTVSKSDGICYTVFSLLAVGFFIYLSFELFTGNTGQKTKSRIILLLFFILGSLLMSMILAMSNVLESKS from the exons atgttcGCAAAGATTATAATGTCCGTTTTGATTTTTCTCGAAACAATCTTTTGTTGTTACGCCCCTAAGTTGATAAACAAACTGGCTAGATATAAGAATGAATGGTTCAATGTAGACAACTTAAACAACGCCACCAGCG GAGCTCTGCTGGCGCTAGCTATTACCCATCTGTTACCGGAAGGATTCCAAAATGACTGCAAGAagtttacaattttaaaatcggTCGACATGAGAGGATTCATTGTTGTGGCTCCGATTTTGATGTTGGTCACAATCGACTTTTTAGCAG GCCATCATTGTGGAAATCAGGCCAAGGAAGAACCACAATTGTCTTTACCGGAAGA AGAAATATCTGGCGATGTGGAAAACGTCTGCATTGAAAACCAATGTACGACCAGCACCTCCTGCGCATCAGATGTGCTGTGTGACCATAAGAATCTCAAGATTGACCAAATAATTGTTAACCTGAGGATGATATTCAGCACAAGGTCGCTGTACCTGCTTTTGGCATTTTACGGACATTCTATACTAGAAG gATCTTTAATCGGCTCGGAAAATGGCTCAGCATCGTGGGCAATGGGATTCGGAATACTAGCCCACAAATGGGCGGAATGCCTGCTGCTGATATCAATCCTATCGAATTTGATATACAAGGAGTGGATTAGACACCTTTGCATATTGTTTTTCTCACTGTGTGTGCCAGTAGGAGTGTTTATCGGATACCACACAGTGTCGAAATCGGACGGAATATGTTACACTGTATTCTCACTGCTGGCAGTCGGATTCTTCATATACCTGTCATTTGAGTTGTTCACGGGAAACACAGGCCAGAAAACAAAGTCGAGAATAATACTGTTGTTATTCTTTATCCTGGGCTCGCTGCTAATGTCTATGATATTAGCAATGTCAAACGTACTGGAGAGTAAATCGTAA
- a CDS encoding CGMP-dependent protein kinase gives MTTNVDELTNSFKNLRSGIQRNDTAKCKYPEISKQKSKFIIKNKEKTESEDTEVFIKESLKNNIVCNSLNEYEIDAFVNAMSYYIFSVGSTVTKQGTNGSYFFIINEGVFDVFVDDKLVNTMERGASFGEIALINDMPRTATVKVRDVRENVKGSSDTLGALWGVKRTVFRETLMHLSIRNYSQNRAFLDCVKVFEILTESQKNMITNAFVETKFKTGDKIVTQGEFGDILYIIKQGRADVLINNEKVRSLTTGQYFGERALLYDEPRSATIQATEDTTCVSLGREILNKVLGNLNNVLFRNIMMEYLQNSRVFKQFTPEQLVQLIESASVRDFKPGDVILHKEEKIKGIRFFILLEGYVQVFYDDNEIGVMERGDSFGEEYILSPEIPFAHTVKCVNYEKKYDGKCKLALLTKHAMQNILGTDFIDVKLDYNNKMAVIKKMYIFRYLSSTQLDMLIRGFKSVRYKKGETVFNEGEIGDSFYIISKGEVEIVKGGVHLRTLAKNDYFGERALLYDEPRSASVVCSGSDADLWVVEKSVFLKIVEEPMLSHLENRIKVQDTKVLFEDLETIQTIGNGTFGTVKLVVHKPSQLRFALKCISRKCITALKQQKNIKLEREIMAQNDHPLIIQLGKRGNFMTLVVKTFKDKENIYFLTELVTGGELYDAIRKLGLLNKQQAQFYLGSIILAFEYLHERQIAYRDLKPENILLDHQGYIKLIDFGSAKKITGRAYTLIGTPHYMAPEIILAIQRFAGKGYTCLADIWSFGICLYEFICGPLPFGNDAEDQIEIFRDILTGTGKETKVEHAGELKFPNYITDQDAINLIKRFLCRVPEVRIGSSINGYKDIKDHPYFRDFDWDKLASRALDPPLIPEGENYNQEVEEQVLESDPEAGTEDTSDDWEQDF, from the exons ATGACGACAAATGTAGACGAGTTAACGAACAGTTTTAAGAACTTGAGGTCAGGTATTCAGAGAAATGATACCGCTAAGTGTAAATACCCAGAAATTTCGAAACAGAAatcaaaatttataataaagaaCAAGGAAAAAACAGAATCGGAGGATACAGAAGTA tttataaaagaGTCGCTCAAGAACAACATAGTATGTAATTCCTTGAACGAATATGAAATAGATGCCTTTGTGAACGCCATGTCGTACTACATCTTCTCAGTAGGATCGACAGTGACGAAGCAAGGCACAAATGGCTCGTATTTCTTCATTATCAACGAAGGTGTGTTCGATGTGTTCGTGGACGATAAGCTCGTGAACACAATGGAAAGAGGAGCGTCCTTTGGAGAGATAGCACTGATCAATGACATGCCACGCACGGCAACAGTGAAGGTGAGGGACGTGAGAGAGAACGTGAAGGGCTCAAGCGATACGCTGGGAGCACTTTGGGGAGTGAAGAGAACAGTGTTCAGAGAGACGCTGATGCACCTCTCAATAAGGAACTACTCACAAAACAGAGCGTTCCTGGACTGCGTAAAGGTTTTTGAAATACTGACAGAGAGTCAGAAAAACATGATAACAAACGCGTTCGTGGAAACGAAGTTTAAGACGGGAGACAAGATAGTGACCCAGGGAGAGTTCGGAGACATACTGTACATTATAAAGCAAGGAAGAGCAGACGTGCTGATAAACAACGAGAAGGTGAGGTCGCTGACGACAGGACAGTACTTCGGAGAGAGAGCGCTGCTGTACGACGAGCCTAGGAGCGCAACAATACAAGCAACGGAAGATACGACGTGCGTATCTCTGGGAAGAGAGATACTGAACAAGGTGCTGGGAAACTTGAACAACGTGCTTTTCAGAAACATCATGATGGAGTACCTGCAGAACTCGAGAGTGTTTAAGCAGTTCACGCCGGAGCAGCTGGTGCAGCTGATAGAGTCAGCAAGCGTGAGAGATTTTAAGCCAGGAGATGTGATATTACAcaaggaagaaaaaataaagggAATAAGGTTCTTCATACTGCTGGAAGGGTACGTGCAGGTGTTCTACGACGACAACGAGATAGGAGTGATGGAGAGAGGAGACTCGTTCGGAGAAGAATACATCCTCTCGCCGGAAATACCGTTCGCACACACAGTTAAGTGCGTAAACTATGAGAAAAAGTACGACGGAAAGTGTAAGCTGGCACTGCTGACGAAACACGCAATGCAAAACATACTGGGCACTGACTTCATAGACGTGAAGCTGGACtacaacaataaaatgGCAGTGATAAAGAAGATGTACATATTCAGGTACCTGTCAAGCACGCAGCTGGACATGCTGATAAGAGGGTTCAAAAGTGTAAGATATAAGAAGGGAGAGACAGTGTTTAACGAGGGAGAAATAGGAGACAGCTTCTACATAATAAGCAAGGGCGAGGTGGAAATCGTGAAAGGAGGAGTGCACCTGAGGACGTTGGCGAAAAACGACTACTTCGGAGAAAGAGCACTGCTGTACGACGAGCCTAGGAGTGCATCAGTGGTGTGTAGCGGATCGGATGCGGATCTGTGGGTGGTGGAGAAGTCAGTGTTCCTGAAG ATCGTGGAGGAGCCTATGCTTTCTCACCTGGAAAATAGAATCAAAGTGCAAGATACGAAGGTTCTGTTTGAGGACCTGGAGACTATTCAGACGATAGGAAACG GCACGTTTGGAACAGTGAAGCTAGTGGTTCACAAGCCAAGCCAACTTAGATTTGCGCTCAAATGTATTAGTAGAAAGTGCATAACTGCGCTGAAGCAGCAGAAGAACATAAAGTTGGAGCGGGAAATCATGGCACAAAACGACCACCCGTTGATTATACAGCTAGGTAAGAGAGGGAATTTTATGACGCTCGTAGTAAAAACCTTTAAAGACAAGGAAAACATATACTTTCTAACCGAATTGGTAACGGGAGGAGAGTTATACGATGCAATAAGGAAGCTAGGATTGCTGAATAAACAGCAAGCGCAGTTTTATTTGGGGTCAATCATATTGGCATTCGAGTATTTACATGAACGTCAGATCGCATACAGA GATTTAAAACCCGAAAATATACTTCTTGATCATCAAGGATACATTAAACTCATAGACTTTGGCTCTGCGAAGAAAATCACAGGAAGGGCGTACACACTGATAGGAACTCCACATTACATGGCGCCGGAAATCATACTAG CGATACAAAGATTCGCAGGAAAGGGATACACGTGCTTGGCTGATATATGGTCCTTTGGAATATGCCTCTACGAATTCATCTGCGGCCCGCTGCCGTTCGGAAACGACGCAGAAGACCAAATTGAAATATTCAGAGACATACTGACAGGTACGGGGAAAGAAACTAAAGTAGAACACGCAGGTGAACTGAAGTTCCCGAATTACATCACGGACCAAGACGCAATTAACCTGATAAAGCGGTTTTTGTGCAGAGTCCCCGAGGTGAGAATCGGGAGCTCAATAAACGGCTACAAAGACATCAAGGACCACCCGTACTTCAGA GACTTCGACTGGGATAAGCTGGCAAGCAGGGCTCTGGACCCTCCGCTCATTCCGGAGGGGGAAAACTATAACCAGGAG GTGGAGGAACAAGTGTTGGAATCCGACCCGGAAGCAGGCACGGAAGACACGAGCGACGACTGGGAGCAGGATTTCTGA
- a CDS encoding tRNA nucleotidyltransferase has translation MTEEVTHGVSPVATAVVFGLFSLVFLILYILKFRKKPSLPPPTEGGSTSYSNPTIHTLDETERADESGANENEEEEGKSKKPLKAKQRKRMEMKEEMRRLKALQDEEKEEKRKQMAMKQEQIEAKRLEREKLLQEQEQKKREEEEKAYQELASTFVVESEGTIAEANQYTVDDFINYIVSKKLSNVEELSVRFSLKSNEIIKRIQELEEQDRLFGLLDDQGRYIHITDEEAEAVIRYLKTKGKLHKQKDLVNHFNTIISLESKLESTAVDLEDD, from the exons atgaCTGAAGAAGTAACTCATGGAGTCTCTCCAGTGGCCACTGCTGTTGTGTTTGGCCTGTTTTCACTggtgtttttaatattgtacattcTCAA GTTCAGAAAGAAGCCTAGTTTGCCCCCGCCCACCGAAGGTGGATCCACTTCCTATTCTAATCCCACTATACACACTCTTGATGAGACTGAACGGGCTGACGAATCTGGCGCTAATGAGaatgaagaggaggagggaAAGAGTAAAAAGCCTCTAAAGGCCAAGCAGAGGAAGAGAATGGagatgaaggaggagatgaGGCGCCTGAAGGCACTCCaggacgaggagaaggaggagaagaggaagcagaTGGCCATGAAACAGGAGCAAATAGAGGCGAAAAGACTTGAAAGGGAAAAGTTGCTGCAAGAACAG GAGCAGAAGAAGcgcgaagaggaggaaaaggcATACCAAGAGCTGGCCTCAACATTTGTTGTAGAAAGTGAGGGGACGATCGCCGAGGCCAATCAGTACACCGTGGACGACTTCATAAACTACATCGTGTCAAAAAAGCTCTCCAACGTAGAGGAACTGTCGGTCAGGTTTTCTCTGAAATCAAAC GAGATAATTAAAAGGATCcaggagctggaggagcAGGATAGGCTGTTTG GGCTCCTTGATGACCAGGGCAGGTATATTCACATTACTGACGAAGAGGCGGAAGCCGTGATAAGGTACCTTAAGACAAAGGGCAAGTTGCACAAGCAGAAGGACCTTGTGAACCACTTTAACACGATCATTTCACTGGAGTCTAAGTTG GAATCCACTGCTGTTGACTTGGAAGATGATTAG
- a CDS encoding palmitoyltransferase: MGRYLVLRDVIHDRNTSNFHRRTGFSLPLHVYQFLVLTIAFVVAFFHYYVTLQIFVCKNAFLYTVSGILLGLVVLFYVIVSLIDPVDPNASTVVYNEKGTKRWSFKVSKLLSRPESANISRPSSMTADNPSMCDLDVRDQRLSYHDRERNVPFPSQMSHCNVCNFVDPSSKHCNVCNKCVMKFDHHCIWVNNCIGASNYRHFILLLVFTLLFLGLVIVLAVYTAFSFKDAEKMHEKFRKTVFEISIKPFKAMLHWIWAFDVLPFLSLLYLFIFHLYLIISKQTTYQYYIKRLDQLDDGTANPEQKESLTARFFDFIILNKRKKKRRTKDGDKQNAEGDVAKSDNVVETKPMNEV, translated from the exons ATGGGACGATACCTTGTGCTGAGAGATGTTATCCACGACAGAAACACCTCTAACTTCCACCGAAGGACTGGATTTTCACTTCCACTCCACGTATACCAGTTTTTGGTGCTGACGATCGCGTTCGTGGTCGCCTTCTTCCACTACTATGTAACACTACAGATCTTTGTGTGCAAAAATgcatttttatatacagTATCTGGGATCCTCCTCGGATTGGTTGTACTTTTTTACGTAATTGTGTCCCTGATAGATCCAGTGGACCCAAACGCCTCCACAGTAGTGTACAACGAAAAGGGGACTAAAAGATGGTCGTTCAAGGTCTCAAAGCTGTTAAGCAGGCCCGAAAGCGCAAATATTTCCAGACCTTCGTCGATGACGGCCGACAACCCCTCCATGTGTGACCTGGATGTCCGAGACCAGAGGCTGAGTTACCACGACCGGGAGCGGAACGTGCCGTTCCCGTCCCAGATGTCGCACTGCAACGTCTGCAACTTCGTGGACCCGAGCAGTAAGCACTGCAACGTCTGCAACAAGTGCGTGATGAAGTTCGACCACCACTGCATCTGGGTCAACAACTGCATCGGAGCCTCGAACTACAGACACTTCATCCTCCTTCTGGTCTTCACACTCCTGTTCCTCGGGCTCGTCATCGTACTCGCAGTGTACACGGCCTTCTCATTCAAGGACGCGGAGAAGATGCACGAGAAGTTCCGCAAAACCGTGTTCGAAATTTCAATCAAGCCGTTCAAGGCAATGCTGCACTGGATTTGGGCTTTCGACGTCTTACCCTTCTTATCACTGCTTTAcctcttcatcttccacCTATACCTGATAATAAGCAAGCAGACGACGTACCAGTACTACATTAAGAGGCTGGATCAGCTG gACGACGGAACTGCTAACCCTGAGCAAAAGGAATCACTCACTGCCCGCTTTTTCGACTTTATAATACTAAACAA GCGCAAGAAAAAGAGGAGAACCAAGGATGGCGACAAACAAAATGCAGAGGGCGACGTAGCCAAGAGCGACAATGTAGTTGAAACTAAGCCGATGAATGAAGTTTAA
- a CDS encoding tRNA nucleotidyltransferase, giving the protein MYNNGYFVLYTNCIIVLLIFLLLLYSVTLESNVKLDFPPLIYNQMKNIRLNIVNNIRNCIKNNNYIGFSSFDSNLFGLCAQAYKLNTHKPFEHWLYNTHTNKGIRHKSILNMKKTDPHSDQSKITLDLEVYRNENEKAGRVTLNITGSEKKLFDLLTECVKFYELDMDLRVVGGWVRDKLLKNENKDIDVAIPKMTGMEFCEYLNKFTKDNYGFSKTVGIVKRCPEQSKHLETATMSVLGFDVDFVNLRSEDYAADSRIPVMRIGTPYEDCMRRDFTVNALFYNITKNYIEDFTTKGIEDLNQSLIRTCSEPFETFMDDPLRTIRAVRFSSRLNFKLDSDLVKSINDEVLEALEHKVSRSRISQEIDNILSKSDIHEAFKQMYTFRMLHVLLNVPVRGEERVDKVSGVSEGMLSEALSLMDHVKKRNFEDVEHKYLYLAALVVPTRELGPVGKMTVADYLIKERLKLPNKYSSSANTISNGSLVFTDYLNCSERDRVSTGLAIRTVGPLWKESLAMSVTETNRVDYKEFEEVVSLAKEHGIEEAYNFKAPVTGSELTELLPKITSGPKFKAALEFQVKLMLQNENVTKDELKERLKSEFRELL; this is encoded by the exons atgtataataatggGTATTTTGTACTTTATACAAACTGTATAATAGTATTGTTGATTTTCTTACTCCTATTATATTCTGTAACCCTGGAATCTAATGTTAAATTGGACTTCCCGCCACTGATTTACAatcaaatgaaaaatattagaCTTAACATAGTTAATAACATCAGAAACTGCATAAAGAATAACAATTACATCGGTTTTAGTTCATTTGATTCTAATCTTTTCGGATTATGTGCTCAAGcgtacaaattaaatacacataaaccGTTTGAACACTggttatataatacacacacaaacaaGGGCATTAGACacaaatcaattttaaacatgaaGAAAACAGACCCACATTCAGATCAATCTAAAATAACTTTGGATTTGGAAGTGTATCGCAacgaaaatgaaaaggCAGGTCGAGTGACCTTGAACATAACGGGCTcggagaagaagctgttCGACCTTCTGACCGAATGTGTAAAGTTTTACGAGTTGGATATGG ACCTCAGAGTAGTGGGAGGATGGGTTCGCGATAAGCTGTTGAAAAACGAAAACAAGGATATCGACGTAGCAATACCGAAGATGACGGGAATGGAGTTCTGCGAATACCTGAACAAGTTCACCAAGGACAATTACGGCTTCTCAAAGACAGTGGGAATCGTGAAGAGGTGCCCGGAGCAGTCGAAGCACCTGGAAACCGCAACGATGAGCGTGTTGGGATTCGACGTGGACTTCGTTAACCTGAGGTCGGAGGACTACGCAGCAGACAGCAGAATCCCAGTGATGAGGATAGGCACGCCCTACGAGGACTGCATGAGAAGGGACTTTACAGTGAACGCGCTCTTTTACAACATCACGAAAAACTACATCGAGGACTTCACGACCAAGGGGATCGAGGACCTGAACCAGAGCCTGATAAGAACGTGCTCAGAGCCGTTTGAAACGTTCATGGACGACCCCCTGAGGACGATCAGAGCAGTGCGCTTTAGCTCGCGCCTAAACTTTAAGCTGGATTCGGACCTGGTGAAGTCAATCAATGACGAAGTGTTAGAAGCACTGGAGCATAAG GTGTCCAGATCGAGAATATCGCAGGAAATCGACAACATTCTGTCTAAAAGTGACATTCACGAAGCATTCAAGCAGATGTACACTTTCAGAATGCTGCACGTCCTGTTGAACGTCCCGGTGAGGGGAGAGGAGCGGGTGGATAAAGTTAGCGGAGTCTCAGAAGGAATGCTATCCGAAGCCCTTTCGCTGATGGACCACGTCAAGAAGCGCAACTTCGAGGACGTGGAGCACAAGTACTTGTACCTAGCGGCTTTAGTGGTACCAACAAGAG aacTTGGGCCTGTTGGAAAGATGACTGTGGCCGACTACCTCATTAAGGAGAGGCTAAAGCTGCCAAATAAGTACTCATCGAG TGCAAATACAATCTCAAACGGATCTCTCGTGTTCACTGATTACTTAAACTGCTCTGAAAGGGACCGTGTATCCACGGGGTTGGCCATCAGGACAGTGGGACCTCTGTGGAAG GAATCACTGGCAATGAGCGTGACAGAGACAAATAGAG TAGATTACAAGGAGTTCGAAGAAGTCGTGAGCCTTGCGAAGGAACATGGCATAGAGGAGGCGTACAACTTCAAGGCGCCGGTGACCGGCAGTGAG CTTACGGAACTGCTGCCGAAGATAACTTCGGGGCCCAAGTTTAAGGCGGCGCTTGAGTTCCAGGTGAAACTGATGCTCCAAAACGAAAACGTTACAAAGGACGAGTTGAAAGAGCGACTTAAATCGGAGTTCAGGGAATTACTATGA
- a CDS encoding 50S ribosomal protein L3 — translation MSSAEWHCVLGIWTRTALPGIWYGKVQYVYQKNILKNKCKFINDMKIRCKKLNKQIIAINILYVCCIIRIEGMVLRICAVVGFNISQHRKQINTIKDGLFNSKKDRFRLNIALERDLPGTRRVLIYKDPQMPRDYLWKITWPETAKMVQLRAEKYSVGQICSPEGVLQTVTALRVLPCTICRFMDFGYALVSYGMLALYTRTMLKYKNKSKHTGKPLWRRHWNNRPELGKLINVLSNHAETFPVKLQPPQDYVLGQIVDVSSFVGCSHVKVTGISKGKGFQGTIKRHGFKRGPMTHGSKHHRGPGSIGASTTPGCVKPGKKMAGRMGGNKCTFRKLKVLGLNPETSMMYVKGLVAGAKGSYVTVTSDVQPPLKKLLK, via the exons ATGAGTAGTGCAGAATGGCACTGTGTGTTAGGTATATGGACACGTACGGCGTTACCAGGTATATGGTATGGTAAGGTACAATATGTGTATCAGAAAAACATTctcaaaaacaaatgtaAATTCATAAATGACATGAAAATTagatgtaaaaaattaaataaacaaattatcgcaataaatatactgtACGTATGCTGTATAATACGAATTGAAGGTATGGTATTGAGAATATGTGCCGTCGTAGGATTCAACATATCGCAACATCGCAAACAAATCAATACAATAAAAGATGGGCTGTTTAACAGTAAAAAAGACCGATTCAGGCTTAATATCGCACTAGAAAGAGACCTGCCAGGAACACGCAGG GTTCTTATTTACAAAGACCCCCAAATGCCTAGAGATTATTTGTGGAAAATAACATGGCCAGAAACTGCTAAAATG GTGCAACTAAGGGCTGAGAAATATTCAGTTGGACAAATATGTTCACCTGAAGGAGTACTTCAGACAGTAACAGCCCTGAGGGTGTTACCATGTACAATATGCCGCTTCATGGATTTCGGCTATGCCCTTGTTTCATACGGTATGTTAGCTCTATATACACGT ACTATGTTGaagtacaaaaacaaatctAAACACACAGGGAAACCGCTCTGGAGAAGGCACTGGAACAACAGGCCAGAGTTAGGAAAACTAATTAACGTACTGTCGAATCACGCGGAAACATTTCCAGTTAAACTGCAACCGCCACAAGACTACGTACTGGGCCAGATAGTTGATGTTTCATCTTTCGTCGGGTGTAGCCACGTAAAGGTAACAGGAATATCGAAGGGAAAAGGGTTTCAAGGAACAATAAAAAGGCATGGATTTAAACG gGGACCCATGACACACGGGTCTAAGCACCATAGAGGACCAGGGTCGATTGGAGCCTCAACTACACCAGGGTGTGTGAAGCCAGGGAAGAAGATGGCAGGAAGGATGGGCGGAAACAAGTGTACGTTCAGAAAGCTGAAGGTGCTGGGACTCAACCCAGAAACGTCAATGATGTACGTCAAGGGGCTAGTGGCAGGGGCAAAAGGATCGTATGTAACAGTGACATCAGACGTCCAACCGCCACTAAAAAAactgttaaaataa
- a CDS encoding uncharacterized protein (ESCRT-II complex, vps25 subunit, N-terminal winged helix domain containing protein): MDPIDFSTHDKFIDFPPLYTEQVNNVTLSKQLDIWHKIINDVVTNDFKLHTLGTHSVDAPPFTNLLIHRNLNAAFLALILEYLVEKKYAFYLHPIHLYCKNNNVTIWGALFSNKSSGSNLLQLHEEYGRTLDNGPRKSPRNQDEVDVLKKRRDVLMKSNYKFGLFPYPLADMVEAVLACIKSQCSNREIETVYYIFYNKRECNKDFEGFPEDHLAFLLSYLCSCNKIALSFNESIPPSSLNNKNVGIQLV, from the exons atgGATCCGATTGATTTCAGTACAcatgataaatttatagatttTCCTCCCCTTTACACGGAACAG GTCAACAACGTTACCCTCTCCAAACAACTTGATATTTGGCACAAAATAATCAACGACGTTGTTACAAACGACTTTAAACTGCACACCCTGGGAACACATAGCGTCGATGCTCCTCCGTTTACGAATTTGCTCATACACAGGAATCTCAACGCGGCCTTCCTGGCCTTGATTCTAGAGTATCTGGTCGAGAAGAAGTACGCCTTCTACCTACACCCTATTCACTTATactgtaaaaataacaatgtgACCATTTGGGGGGCCCTCTTTTCTAATAAGAGTTCGGGATCGAATTTGCTTCAGTTGCACGAGGAGTACGGGAGGACCCTGGACAACGGACCCAGGAAGAGCCCTAGGAACCAGGACGAAGTGGACGTGTTGAAGAAGAGGCGAGACGTTCTGATGAAATCTAACTACAAATTTGGCCTGTTCCCTTACCCTCTGGCCGACATGGTTGAAGCAGTCCTGGCCTGCATCAAGTCGCAGTGCTCCAACAGAGAAATAGAGACGGTGTACTATATATTCTACAACAAGAGAGAGTGCAACAAGGACTTTGAAGGCTTCCCGGAGGACCACCTCGCCTTTCTCCTATCGTACCTCTGCTCCTGTAACAAGATTGCACTCTCGTTCAACGAGAGCATCCCTCCCAGCTCCCTAAACAACAAGAACGTAGGAATACAACTTGTATGA
- a CDS encoding acid phosphatase — MKIGTMCNAGFIAYSAVSILLYSGFANASLRFVSLGNWGTGNKTQRAVAEKLKEYVKNDRVTYLVSPGSNFDNGVSGLNDDKWSKVFESVYYDESGAMDVPMFTVLGSEDWQGDYTAQYEHYQQFFSDNNVTTLDQKKGTETSNKSPRLIMPNWWYHFFTSFSTNASVSLLKSGHKDMSVGFVFVDTWILSNQFPYKDVSSQAWEELKKTLEIAPKVVDYIVVVGDKPVLSSGSSKGDTYLSYKLLPLLKQAQVDAYLAGYDADMELLDYEGVTLAVVGSSGSKGRKAVVKSPNSVFYSEAPGFLVHELSAREFTTKFVNGVTGEVLYTHTQPKKNRRQRQHGSELKLINKLPEVVFHPVGQMGVVSYSDAFTKIIGTLGLIILAAHLTLTFGTTLAKA, encoded by the exons atgaagATCGGAACCATGTGTAACGCCGGATTCATAGCATATTCGGCAGTGTCGATACTATTATATTCCGGATTCGCAAACGCAAGCTTGCGCTTTGTGTCCTTAGGAAACTGGGGAACCGGAAATAAAACACAGCGAGCCGTGGcggaaaaattaaaagaatacGTGAAAAACGATAGAGTAACGTACCTAGTGTCACCAGGGTCGAATTTTGACAACGGAGTCAGCGGACTCAACGACGATAAGTGGTCAAAGGTGTTTGAATCGGTATACTACGACGAGTCGGGAGCAATGGACGTCCCGATGTTCACGGTCCTGGGCTCTGAGGACTGGCAGGGAGACTACACAGCGCAGTACGAGCACTACCAGCAGTTCTTTTCAGACAACAACGTCACGACTTTAGACCAGAAAAAAGGCACAGAGACCTCAAATAAGTCACCAAGGTTAATCATGCCAAATTGGTGGTACCACTTCTTCACGAGCTTTTCAACAAACGCAT CCGTTTCCCTGTTGAAGAGTGGACACAAGGACATGAGTGTAGGATTCGTTTTCGTGGACACCTGGATCCTGTCAAACCAGTTCCCATACAAAGATGTGTCGAGCCAAGCATGGGAAGAGTTGAAGAAAACGCTAGAAATAGCACCCAAAGTTGTAGATTACATTGTGGTAGTAGGAGATAAGCCAGTGCTGTCGTCAGGAAGCTCGAAGGGCGATACTTACCTGTCATACAAGCTCCTCCCCCTGCTGAAGCAGGCGCAAGTAGACGCATACCTGGCAGGATATGACGCAGACATGGAGCTTTTGGACTACGAAGGAGTTACCCTAGCAGTGGTGGGCTCGAGCGGAAGCAAGGGAAGAAAGGCAGTGGTCAAATCACCCAACTCAGTGTTCTACTCAGAGGCGCCAGGCTTCCTAGTCCACGAGTTGTCAGCAAGAGAATTCACAACGAAGTTTGTAAACGGAGTCACGGGAGAAGTGCtgtacacacatacacagcCGAAGAAAAACAGAAGGCAGCGTCAGCACGGAAGTGAGCTGAAACTGATAAATAAGTTACCAGAAGTGGTGTTCCACCCAGTTGGCCAAATGGGAGTGGTTTCCTACTCCGACGCGTTCACAAAAATTATCGGTACTCTAGGTTTAATAATACTAGCGGCGCATCTGACCCTTACATTCGGAACCACGTTGGCAAAGGCTTAG